ATGGTATTGATTATTGCATTTTTATCAGTAGAAATGATTCATGGGAAGATTACTATAGGTGTTTTCGGAGCAATACTTGCAACCTTAAAGCGGATGTTCTCAATGATGGATGAATTAATTTCAGTCCACTTTGGAGAAGTTGTTGAAAATATTGGTACGGTTGAAGCCACTATAGAGCTAATTAATGAAAAAGATGTACCTAATATTTATAATGACTATACAGACTTTTCAAAGATTATCTTTCGGAATGTCAGTTTTACATATCCTAACCCGGATAAACCGGAAAAGTTATTTTTATTTTCTACCCCTTGTGTTATTCTAAAGAAAAAGGGGGTTTTTATATGTTACTCACTGATAAATACGTTGATAAAATTCATGGCATCATTACCTGTTATGACCGCATGATCATTCAGGGATATATCCCAAACTGGAGCCATGCGGAAGCAATGACTGCCTATATGAAACTCAACGGTATCCGTATTTTTGATTATCCCACCAGTTTCTCCCAGCCCCTTACGGAACAGGTCCGTCAGAATGCGGAAAAGATTGCTCACGAAAATGGAATGGAAATTGAGTTCATCCGAAAACTCCATGCTTTTCGAAAAGATGACCGCATCCAGAACATCATTGCCGAAACCGGAAAAACGGAAGGTCTGATCCATATCTTTTCTGCTATGGAATGCTGTAATACCTACAGGCCCTGGCATGATAAAACAACTGGGAAGACCTTCCTGAAGTTTGACCAGAGCAAGTGTCTTCATTACTATTTCTATTTTATCGACAGGGAACTTGGCCTTTGCTATCTTCGTGTCCCTACATGGCCGCCTTTCCGTCTTCAGTTTTACATGAACGGTCATAACCTGCTCGCCTATAAGCTTGATAAAAAACAGCTTTCTTACCGGATGCAGGACAACGCGTTCCTTGAAATCTCCGATATTGAAACTGCTCAGAAACTTTCTGACCGTATCAACCCGCAAGGGCTCCATAAAGTTCTCGATGTCTTTGCCAGACGCTACAGTCCCGTTCCGGAATCTCTCGGGCTGGGTTATACCTGGACGGTTCAGCAGATCGAATGTGCCACGGATATCATGTTCCGTAAGCCGGAATACCTGGCACCAATCTATGATGAAATCATCCACACTGCGATATATACTGTGAAGCCTGACAACATCGCCACTTTCCTTGGACAGCGAATCACTTATAACTGTACCAAAGAGATTGGCACAAACTATAATCAGCGCATCCTCGGAACGAGGATCAAGCACCACATGGGTGATGTGTCCATAAAAATGTATGACAAGTTTGGCTGTGTACTGCGAATTGAAAGCACCTGCAATGATATCAGTACGTTCCGTGTGGAGCGGGAAGTTCAGCATAGGGATGGAACATCCGATATTCGGAAAGCCCCTTTAAAAAAGAGTATTTACAGCTTATATCAGTTATTCACAATCCTGAAATCTGCGAATTACAGATACCTTGAATTTATCTCATCCTTTGATGATCACAGCAGCGGCAGGAAGAAATTGGATGAAGTCAGTCATTCCCGGAGGGAAAAGGAACGAACCTATCGCGGATTCAACTTTTTTGATTCCCGTGATCTGTCTGTACTGGAAGCCATCAGCAAAGGGGAATACATGACATTCGGGATACAAGGAAAACAGATCCGCCAGCATCTTCCGAAAATCACTCCGTCTGCCATGACAAGGATCTTTAAACGTCTGAAAGTCCATGGACTGATTGAAAAAATCCCAGGATCCTATAAATATTTGATAACGGCTCTTGGAAAAGAGATCATAGCTGCTGGTTTATCGATAAAAAACCTTATCCTTGTTCCGGCGCTTACATCTTGATTTTCCTGATGCCGAAATTTTGCCATTTTGCGTAGAAAATCATTTATAAGTGGCCTAATCAGAAAAAATGTGCATTGGATAATATCAGTTTTGAAATAAATAGGGGAGAAAAAGTAGCTTTAGTCGGTGTTAACGGTTCAGGGAAATCGACGTTGAGTAAATTGATTCTGGGGCTCTATAAACCGGATAAGGGAGAAGTAATAACAGAAAAGAGTAAAACAGTTTCAAGTGAAGATAGAAGAACAGCCATTTTTCAAGAATATGCAAAATATAAGTTATCCGTAGAAGAAAATGTTAGAATATCAGATTTTGATAAGATGGAAAGCGCTCAGTCAAAAATTGATTTATTTTCTAAAGATATTAAGGTTGATTTACAGACAATTCTTGGAAGGGAATTTGGAAATATGGAGCTCTCTGGAGGACAATGGCAAAGTCTTGCTATTGCAAGAGGATTTTACAGAGATGCCACTTTGTTGGTTCTTGATGAACCAACAGCAGCAATTGATCCAATTAAAGAAGATTATTATTATACACTTTTCAGACAAGAACTTAAAGATAAAACAGCGATTTTAGTTACACATCATTTGGCAAGTGTTAAAATCGCTGATTGCATTATTCTTCTTAAGGATGGAGAGATAAAAGAGATTGGGAGTTTTGATAACCTTATGGCGTTAAAGGGAGAGTTTTACAAAATATACTCGGCTCAAGCAGATGTATTTAGGAGTTAAGTAACAACATAAAACTTCTATATGCATATGGCACATCCAAACGGCCGAGTTTGCGAAGCTGAACGGTCGCATCATCTTTGATTATTGGCACAGTCTCAGAGATAATAAGTGTATTCATCCATTGGATGAAAATACATTTATTACAGGAGAATAATGTATGCTAGACTACAAGAACATCATTATCAAACATTATGCGCTTTCTCTTTCAGGAAGCGGAATTGCCAGACAGCTGGGTGCAAGCAAATCGGGGGTGAATGACTTCTTAAGAGCATTTGATAAATGCGAGTCACTTTCCTATCCCCTTCCACCAGGTATCACGAATTATGGAATCGCTGAGCTTGTATATGGTTCCGTACCTGGATCTGGAGGTCGTAATGAAAATATAGAGTATGCGGTATGTATTTGCTGGGGAATCTTAAGTTTTAACAAAACATATCAATTTTATCATGTTTCTATCAGTACTGCGGATTTTTTGATTTTATTGCAAAATAGCTGGAACTTTGGGATCATGATACTTCCGTTTACCGTTTTTCTGGTGATGCGATGTAAACAAGATAGTTTAAATGTCCAAAGACTGCTGCGATATGGAAGCAGGAGTAAGATGCTGGGGATTCAATTTATGGAAAGCGCAATCTATGCGATATACCATGCCCTGGCAGTGGTTTTGATTGAAAGTATTGCGGCGTATTCCTTAACGGGAGTATGGATTAACTGGAATGAAATAGGAAGTTTATTTTATTCTCAAACAGGAGCTGTGGCAGATGCGGGCTTTTTGGGTGTGGCAATTACAGTGGGCATGCTGTATTTTTTGAAATATATGATAGTGTTTGGTTTTTTGGATTTATTATTTTGGAATCCCAGATATATGTTTACCGTATGGATTTTGCTGATCGTACTGGCAGGAACAGATCGTTTGGGAAATACAGGATTTTATCAAATCTTTTCGGTTTCATTTGGAGGATGGAATTCTCCGAGGTCAATTTTTACATTGATACTGGGGGGAATCGTGATAATTGGTACAGAATATTTGGCAGGTGTGGTGAAAATCAGGAAACAAGACATTTTTTAGCAGACGAGACAGGATGGTGTGAACAATGTTTTTAGAAGTGAAACATATCAGCAAACAAATTGGTGCGGATGAAGTATTAAAGGATATTACAATTTCTATGAAAAAGGGGAAAATATACGGTTTTCAAGGGAAAAATGGATGCGGAAAATCAATGTTGATGCGGGTGATTTGTGGTCTGGTCATTCCTACAGATGGCAGCGTTACCATTGATGGAGAACAGCTTGGAAAAGAACTGTCGTTTCCGCGAAGTTTGGGAATGATGATTGAAAAGCCGGGATTTTTGGGAGCTTATACAGGCTTGCAAAATTTAGAAATACTTGCAGCAATCAGAAATCAAGTGAAGAAAAAAGAAATCGAAGACGTATTGACACGCGTTGGTTTAGAAGACGTGATGCATAAAAAATATCGGAAATATTCGCTTGGGATGAAACAAAAGTTGGGAATTGCGGCGGCACTTATGGAAAAGCCGGATATTTTAATTTTGGATGAACCAGCAAATGCACTGGATGAGAAGAGTGAAGAACGGCTTTGGAATATTGTGAAAGAAGAAAAAGGAAGGGGAGCGCTAGTAATTGTTTCATGCCATACATCAGAAGTGTTGGAGTCTGTGGCAGATGAAATTTATCGAATGGATTGTGGGCAGGTGAAAGAACATATTGTATGTTAGGTAAGGTGAGACTATGAAAAAGAAATGGATATGGACAACAGGATTTTTGTTATTGATGGTTGGAATTATTACCGTAGGGTATGTTCGGATCAATCGTCAGTTTCCAAGGAGTGTTGAGAAAAAAATAGAAATGGGAAAATTCGTAGAATTTCAGGAAGGAATTTATCTGAAAATTGATCGAGTTGACCTGCTGACAAATCAAGAAAGAGACGCGCTTTATAAAAAGGCAGAAGAAACGCCACTTTGTGAATCCAAAATTTGGAATGTACACTTTATCTTGGAAAATCGAACGAATGAAAATAAGAAGTATGAAATGACAAGCTTAAATTTAGAAACAAAAGGTGGATCGTCGGGAATCTCAGCGTTATTTTTTAGTGTCCTTAAGGAAGAAGTTGGAGAAAGTTTACAGGGACATGGAATTATGAAATCTGGAGAAAGAAAAGAAGTGATATGTCCATACGAATTGTTGTCGAACTATTTTACAAAAAAGCAATGGAATGATATAGAAAGTCGGGAAAAGTGGATCACGTTTGCTTCTTATCCGGAAAAAGTGATGATGCAGCTCGAGTAATTTGGGAGGAGCAGATTGAAAAATGAAAAAATATCAGAACTTTTTTCGAACAGAACAGATAAAAAAATATTTGCCTCTTATGATTTTAATTTGTATTCACTGCAGATGGTTACAAGTAAATGTTGAAATATTTGGAGAAATCCGGCAAACAGACTATTCCCTTTTCTTATCGGATTATGCAATCAGTTTTTTTAAAGGAACGATACCGCCATCAGAACAGGAAGTATTTAATATTCCTTCATTGTGGTCATTCTATTTTATTTACTTTTTCGCAATTACAGGATATGAAAGTAGTCAGATTTTTTCGAAATTTGAACAGCAGAAACTTATTCGTCAGGGTAAGAGAAAACATTGGTGGTATCTGAAGTTTTTTCAGATTTTGAAGGAAACGGCAATATATCTTGTAATTACTTATGTAACAATGGGTATCTATGGAATCTGTACAGATGCTAAGATAGGGGGACTTTCTAGAGAATTACAGTTTCAATATAACGGATTAAAGTTGCAAGAGGTTTCTGCGATACAATTGCTTATCTATTTAGTTATATTGCCGTATCTTGTTATGGTTGCAATGCATGTGTTCAGTATGTGATGGCGATGGAAATCAATGTGGTAATTAGTTTCTTAATTATGGTAATCATACTGGTCGGTTCGGTATTTTTTGAAACGCCTTTTTTAGTATACAATTATTTGATGCTGATACGTCAGGAAGAAATCATGTCTACAGGAGTAAATGCGTGGATTGGCATGGGAATGTCTCTGTTTCTTATATGTGGGATGGTCTTGATTGAAAAGCAATTTGTCCAAAAGAAAGATTTCTTATTGTAGAGTCTGAAAAAGATTTGAAATATTATACATTTATGATGAAACTAATGTGCTGTATCGTTGATATTTAACATTACTACTGCATCTTATTCAGATGCAGTAGTAAATGTCGGATACAAGGAATTCAATTTAATTCTTGCATCCTCCGTTCGAAATTGCCAGTTTACCTTTGCGGCTACGGTATTTCGTTCAACTTCCCATGCTGATAATTCCTTACGAAGATTTGAAATATTATCAATCCTTCTGTTCAAACATTGTCTGGTCATGACGTTAAGTTCGATTTCTGCAATATCAAGGCAGCTGCCATGTTTTGGTGTGTAGTGAATCTCCAACCGTTTCATGATTCTTCTGGCTTCATCAGCAGGGTAACGTTTGTACAATGATGCTGGTTTATGTGTATTAAGATTATCCATTACAAGAATTATTTTTTCTACATCTGGATACATGACATCGGCAAGATATTTGATTTCTTCTGCCCAGTCAATTGCAGTCCTATGTTCCCGAACACTTACATGATGAGCTCCACCAAGCGGTTCTACGAATGCAAAAATGCTGCATGTACCATTTCTGACATACTCAGAATCTACTTTCTGGTCATTGCCGGGGCGCATAGGAAGTGGGGATCTTGCCTCGCCAAGTAACTGATATGGTTTTTCGTCCATACAAACAACGGGGCGTTGTGGGTTATATGGAAGTTCGTATACATCGAGAACATCCTCCATACAAGCTATAAATTCTGCGTCCTCTCTTGAGGGAATGCACCAGTATTCATTTTTGTGAGGTCGAAGTTTGTTTTTTTTAAGGCTCTACGGATAGCATCTTTGCTAACCGGTGTATCAAGCACTACTTTGGCTTCTTTTTCCAGCAGACGCAAAGTCCATCTGGAATGACCTTCTGGAACAGGACCGCAGGCAAGTTCAATAATACGTGCTTCTGCACGTCCATCAAGGATACGCCTTGCATTGTCGGAATTGATATTTCTTTTGAACTCGGTAACCGCTTCAATGCCACCGGAAAAATATTTGGTCACTGTATTCGTTACAGTTGTCAGGCAAACACCATTTGATCTTGCGGATTGCTCATGGGTTAATACTTTCCCATGAGCCTCATCCAAATCAATAATAATCTGGCATCTGCTTCGAATAGTTTTAGATGTATTACTTTTGCGAATTATAGATTTTAATGTCTTCAATTCATCATCTGTAAGTTTAATGACATATTTTCTTGGTCTTGCCATATAAATCACCGCCGTTTTCTTTTATTTTAACATGAAGCGGCTATAATAGCTATAAATATTTAGTTAAATGTCAACAATACAGTACACTAAATTATATTAAATACAGATCACGCTTTCCTGAAAAATCTGTTGCCATGACTTGTAAAACTACCGGAAGAAATTCGAAAGCTAGGGAACCAGTGATTGTCAGGATTGGCGGTGCTTAATTTTTCAAGGTAAGCGTTATCGAGTAGTTACGAATCAATTTGATTTATTTGACTTTTAAGGTCAAAAATTTGCACTTAAAAGTCAAAATATTGAAATAGAGATGCAGCATGGTAAAAATTTTTAAAATAAAGGAATAGCATTCTATGCCGATTTTTGATTTATAAGAGGAGGAAATGATTATGAAGAAAGGAATAGCTCTTATTTTAGGCTTAACGATTTGGGTTTCGGGAACATCTACAGTAATGGCAGAAGAAAATATATCGGAAGTTAACAGTGTGTATACATGCCAGAATACATATGAAAGTAGATTGCCCTTAGAAGTGACGTATACAGCCAAAAGAAGCTTACGCTCTTATCAACGCAAAAGAATATGCAAGAGCTCATGCAATTATTCCAGACTTTAGCTATCGTGTATATTTGAGCGATTGTACAAATTTCGCTTCACACATTTTGCGAGAAGGCGGTTTTGATCCAAATCCAGATTGGCATTATAATGGCGATTTGTATCCTACAGGTAATTTAATTTGGATTCAGGCTTCAGGTTTTGTACAGTATTGGTCACTTATAAGGGGCTATTTGGGTGAGGTTTGCACTGATGCAACCGAAGTAAACGCTTATGCTGATGAGGGTGACTTCTTAGTATGGAAGAATTCTGACACTTATGAATGGTATCATACACAATTTGTTCAATCCAAAAACATGCTGGCAGAAATAAGTTGTACACAGCATACACCGAATTATTTTAATGTTAATTTTAACAGTCGTGTAGACAGCACTACTTTTGACACTAACAAGGTTTATATAGTAGATATGCCGTAAGCGCCAAATATTTCTGCGGAGTTCCTAATCCACAAGTTCAGTTCCCCTATAATCGTAGTTGATAGATATTTAGACTATTTTACTACAATTATAGAGGATAGGGTATGACAGGTACTCACAAAGCCCGTGTTTCGATGGCGGCACACGGGCTTATCAATGA
This window of the Mediterraneibacter gnavus ATCC 29149 genome carries:
- a CDS encoding MarR family transcriptional regulator, coding for MLLTDKYVDKIHGIITCYDRMIIQGYIPNWSHAEAMTAYMKLNGIRIFDYPTSFSQPLTEQVRQNAEKIAHENGMEIEFIRKLHAFRKDDRIQNIIAETGKTEGLIHIFSAMECCNTYRPWHDKTTGKTFLKFDQSKCLHYYFYFIDRELGLCYLRVPTWPPFRLQFYMNGHNLLAYKLDKKQLSYRMQDNAFLEISDIETAQKLSDRINPQGLHKVLDVFARRYSPVPESLGLGYTWTVQQIECATDIMFRKPEYLAPIYDEIIHTAIYTVKPDNIATFLGQRITYNCTKEIGTNYNQRILGTRIKHHMGDVSIKMYDKFGCVLRIESTCNDISTFRVEREVQHRDGTSDIRKAPLKKSIYSLYQLFTILKSANYRYLEFISSFDDHSSGRKKLDEVSHSRREKERTYRGFNFFDSRDLSVLEAISKGEYMTFGIQGKQIRQHLPKITPSAMTRIFKRLKVHGLIEKIPGSYKYLITALGKEIIAAGLSIKNLILVPALTS
- a CDS encoding ATP-binding cassette domain-containing protein; this encodes MDNISFEINRGEKVALVGVNGSGKSTLSKLILGLYKPDKGEVITEKSKTVSSEDRRTAIFQEYAKYKLSVEENVRISDFDKMESAQSKIDLFSKDIKVDLQTILGREFGNMELSGGQWQSLAIARGFYRDATLLVLDEPTAAIDPIKEDYYYTLFRQELKDKTAILVTHHLASVKIADCIILLKDGEIKEIGSFDNLMALKGEFYKIYSAQADVFRS
- a CDS encoding ABC transporter ATP-binding protein, translating into MFLEVKHISKQIGADEVLKDITISMKKGKIYGFQGKNGCGKSMLMRVICGLVIPTDGSVTIDGEQLGKELSFPRSLGMMIEKPGFLGAYTGLQNLEILAAIRNQVKKKEIEDVLTRVGLEDVMHKKYRKYSLGMKQKLGIAAALMEKPDILILDEPANALDEKSEERLWNIVKEEKGRGALVIVSCHTSEVLESVADEIYRMDCGQVKEHIVC
- a CDS encoding IS630 family transposase; translated protein: MPSREDAEFIACMEDVLDVYELPYNPQRPVVCMDEKPYQLLGEARSPLPMRPGNDQKVDSEYVRNGTCSIFAFVEPLGGAHHVSVREHRTAIDWAEEIKYLADVMYPDVEKIILVMDNLNTHKPASLYKRYPADEARRIMKRLEIHYTPKHGSCLDIAEIELNVMTRQCLNRRIDNISNLRKELSAWEVERNTVAAKVNWQFRTEDARIKLNSLYPTFTTASE
- a CDS encoding helix-turn-helix domain-containing protein, whose amino-acid sequence is MARPRKYVIKLTDDELKTLKSIIRKSNTSKTIRSRCQIIIDLDEAHGKVLTHEQSARSNGVCLTTVTNTVTKYFSGGIEAVTEFKRNINSDNARRILDGRAEARIIELACGPVPEGHSRWTLRLLEKEAKVVLDTPVSKDAIRRALKKTNFDLTKMNTGAFPQERTQNL
- a CDS encoding amidase domain-containing protein — encoded protein: MPDFSYRVYLSDCTNFASHILREGGFDPNPDWHYNGDLYPTGNLIWIQASGFVQYWSLIRGYLGEVCTDATEVNAYADEGDFLVWKNSDTYEWYHTQFVQSKNMLAEISCTQHTPNYFNVNFNSRVDSTTFDTNKVYIVDMP